The Candidatus Eisenbacteria bacterium sequence CAATGGATGGATGGGACGCCTTCTCCCCTGCGCGATCGTGCTGACCCTCGCTCTCCGGCCGACGCCGACTCGCGCCGACGATGGCTGCCTTGCCGGCGCCTCGACGCTGGCCGACCAGCGCGCCATGGCGACGCTGCGCGCCAGCCTCGAGACGAGCTGTCCCTGCGCCGCCGCCAAGAGCCGCGGCACGTTCCGGCGCTGTGGCAAGGGCGTGCTCGCCGCCGCCGTCGGCGATGCGACGTTGCGCTCCGCGTGCGAGAAGACCGCGAAGCGCGTCATCAAGACCGCGTCGTGCGGCACGCAGCAGGTACCCTGCGGCCGCGTGCAGCCGGCGGCCGGCGTCGTGGCATCGTGCAAGGTCCGCCGCGCGGCCGCCTGCACCGACCGCGCGCGCTTCGACCAGACGGCGTGCTCGGACGCGACCTACTGCGCCGACGTGGTCGACTGGAGCGCCGGGACCTGCTCCGACGTGCGGGTGCCTGGTCCGTACGGGGTCGGCGTGCGCGTCATCACCTTCACGAAGCAGTCCGCCGTGAACCCGAACGATCCGCGCCCGCTCGACGTCGTCGTGTGGTATCCGACCACGCCCGGCGCCGGGCCGATCGACGGGCGGTACGACGGCGTCCTCGACGCGCCCGTCGACGGATCGGGGGCGCCCTACCCCGTCGTCATGTTCTCGCACGGCTCGTGCGGCTTCCCGACCCAGAGCCTGTTCCTGTGGCCGCTCGTCGCCTCGCGCGGCTACGTCGTCATCGCGCCGCCGCACCCCGGCAACACGCTCTTCGAGTTCCCGACCTGCAGCACGCCGCAAGCGCAGCTCGCGTCCGCGGTCGAACGACCCCAGGACGTCCGCTTCACGCTCGATCAGATGCTGGCGGAGAACGCGAACCCGGGATCGGCGTTCTTCGGCGTCCTCGACCCGACCCGCATCGGCATGTCGGGACATTCCTTCGGCGGCTTCACGACCTACCTCGCAGCGACGCAGGACACCCGCTATCGCGTCGCCATCCCCATGGCCGCGGCCGTCCCCCCCTCGCACCCAGTGCTGACCATACCGTCGCTCACCATGATCTCGACCGCGGACAGCGTCGTGAACAACAACGCTACGCGGAGCCAGTACGATCTGGCGGCAACCCCGAAGTACTTCGTCGAGATCGCGAACACCGGGCACTTCGCCTACTCGGACGGCTGCTTCCCCAGCCCCGACTGCAATCCGCCCGTGACGCTCACCCAGGACGAGGCACACCTCGCCGTGCTGCGCTGGGTGATTCCGTTCCTGGAATGGTACTTGAAGGGCGACGACCGATTCGCCGCCTTCTTCGAGACACCCCAGCCGGTGGGCGTCACCGTCCAGATCAACTAAGCAAGCGGCTCATGGGGTCGCTGCGACGCCGGGGCGCATTCGTCGTCGCCTGCGTGCTGGCGGTGCACGCCGGTCCGGCGTCGCATGCCGCAGCGCTGGACGGCGGCGATCCTGCCGTCGCGAACATCTTCTTGAACTAGGTCCGCGATGCGCAGGCGAGCCGCCGCGCGTTGTTGGCGCTCGCCCGCCAGGCGTCGCCCGACACGCCGGCCGGCGTCCGGATCGCCTTCGCCGACGCCTGGACCCGAAGCGGGCGTCCGAGAGAAGCCCGCCGCGTCCTCGACGGCATCGTCGCGGAGCACGCGGGGCCGCCGGCCATCGACTGGACGCACCTGACACTCGGCTGGCTCGACATGGTCGCGGGCGAATTCCGTCACGCACGCGGACACTACGAGCACGCCGACGAGACGGGGCTCGGCCACCCGGTCGCGCCGGTCGCGCTCGGATTGATCGACGCGGCGGAGCACCAAACGGATCGGGCGATCGCGACGCTGCGCGCGGCGGCTACGGCGCCCGGCGTGCCGCCGCCGCTCCGCCCGCTGGCGCGGCTCGGCGTCGCGTACGCGCACTACTGGACGCGCGCCTACGAGGTCGCTGCCGCGGAGTTCGACGAGGTCGCACGCACGGACGCGGGATCGATCCTCGCCGACGACGCCGCGTACGGGGCGGCCTGGGCGCGATGGCGTGCAGGCGCGCACGACGAGGCGCTCGAACGCCTGCGCGCCCTCGCGTCGCCGACGGAGCTGCAAGCGGAAACGAAGCGCACCGCGCGCGCCCTCGTCGATCTCGAGCCGCGCGCGATCACGCGCGGGGCCATGAAGCGCTATCGGCGCGTCCCGCTCGGGAGTCCCGCCGACCAGGTGCTCGCGCTCTTCGACGTCGACGGAAGGGAGCTCGCGCGCGCCGCGCTGGCGGATGTCGCCGATGCGCCGTCCACCGTGGCCGTGCCGGCGGGCGACCGCGCGCTCGCGCGGCCGGCCACGGAGCCTGCGCTCCAGGCGGAGCCGTCTGCGCGGCCCCGTCCAGTCGCCGGGACGAGCTTCGCCGCTCTCGTGCTCGTCATCGGGATCGTCGCCGGCAGCGCCGCGTTGTGGTGGCTGCTCGCTCGCCGGCATTCGCGCGACGAGCGCGGTTGAGGGCGCGCGGCGCTATGCGTAGCCGAGGTGTCGGAGCGCCTCGCGGATGGCGGGTCCGTCGGCAGCATGGTCGTCGATGCATTCGGCTTGGGGCGCGCCCGCTCCGCTCGCGGCGATCAGCTCCCGAGCCCATTCGAGATCCGCGCTCGCGGCCACGTCCCGCAGCTCGAGCCGATCGGTCTCGAGGTCGTACAGCTCCTCCTTGCCGTTCGCGGATCGAACGTACTTCCAGCGCGCGGTACGGATCGCCACCTTGTCCTCGGCGAACAGCAGCCCTTCGCACAGCGCCACCCGTTCCGCGCCGGTGGGACGCAGCATGCTCGTCCCGTCGAGGTCGCTCGGCGCCGGAAGATGCAGGAGGTCGAACATCGTGGGTGGCAGATCGATCAATCGAACGAGCTCCGCCACCCGATGATCGCGCGGAAGCCCCGCTCCGGCGAGGACGAGCGGGACGCGCACCAACTCGTCGTAGAACGTGTGGCCGTGCTCGACGCCGCCGTGCTCCCAGAACTCCTCGCCGTGGTCGGAGACGACCGCGATGAGCGTGTCGTCCCCCGGCGCGACGGCGTCGAGGATCTCCCCGAGACAGCGATCGACGTCCGCTACCCCGGCGTCGTAGAGCGCCACCATCTGGGCCTTCTCCGCCGGGCTCAGCCGGATCTCGCCGGCACGGAGTCGGGCGATGGCCTCGAAGCGATCGCGCAGCTCCGCACCGTCGTGCTCGATCTCCGCGAGCAAGGTGTCACCGCGGAATGACTTGTCGCCTCCGCAGCCGTACGGGGCATGAGGGTCGATGTAGTGGAGCCACAGGAAGTAGGGCTGATCCCGCGCGCCGGCGCGCAGCTCGCGGAGCCGGCGGAGACCCCGCTGGGTCACGACGTCGCCGTTGCCGCTGACCCGGGTTCCGAGCGCCGGCCCGACCAGCCGGGCGGCGAGCGTCGTGCGCAGGCAGATGGCCATCTCGGATTCGAGGCTCACGTTGTCGTACGTATCGAACCCCTGGGCGAGGCCGAACGGAAGCGCCAGGTAGGGATTCGCGACGACGGCGTGCGTGCGATAGCCCGCTGCACGCAGGCCCTGCGCGACGGTCCAGGTTCCGGAGCGCAGCGGCGCGCGGGCGAGGAGATCGAAGCCGTTGAGGGCCCATCCCGCGCCGTGACGCGACGGGTGGAGGCCGGTCAAGAAGGATGCGACCGACGGCAGCGTCCACGACGATTGTGCGATCGCCCTCTCGTAGAGGACGCCCGCGGCGGCAAGGCGATCGAGGTTCGGCATGAGCCCGCGCCCGCCGAGGGCGCGCATACGATCGGCACGGAGCGTGTCGATCGAGATCAGCACGACGGACGGGCGGCGCGTCGCATCGGCTCGCGCTTCGGTGGGACGCCGGCGCCTCCGCGCGACCCATGCGAGCGGAAGCTCCCGGAGGGCGAGGCGCACGAGCGGCGGAAGGAGCGCGAGATCGACGATCGCCACCGCGATCGCCAGGCGGCCGAGCGGTCCGAGCTTCCAGAAGATGGCGGCGACCGCGGCGACCGCGAGGCACGCGGCCAGCCCGGCCGCCGTTCCGACCACGGCGAGCGCGCGCCGTCGCGACGGCGCGTCGACGTGGGCGCGATCCATCGTGCCCCGGATCCGCTCGAGAAATTCGCGGGTCTCGATCGCGAAACAGAGGGCGGCAATGCTGCCCGCGGAGGCAGCCGCAACCGTGCGAGCCGCCAGCCCGGCCGCGAACCCGCCGAGCGCCACGACGGCGCCGAGCGGCAGGACGAGGACCGTCAGCGCGACGATCGGGATGGCGACGTACACCCACAGGTAGTCGCCGATGCGCACGAACGAGTTGCGTCTCGTCGCGATGAAGGCGTCACGCGCTCCGAGAACGAACGCGAGCAGAACCGCAGGCGCCGCTGCGGCACCGAGCGTCCCTGCGAGCGTCGCAGCGTCCGTCATCCGCGGGCGCCGACCATTCCTCACGTTGCGGCGCCCTGTCAACCTCCACACGCGAACGCGGACGCCGGCGCTAGCTCGCTGGCACGGGTCAAGGGACAGATCATGATGTCTCTCCCTCGGAGTCGCATGCCCAATCTTGACTGGCACGAACGATCCGTCGTACATGCCGCGAACGATCCCCTCCGAGCGACGCTCCGCGCCATCTCCGATGTCACGCGTCACGGCGGCGATCG is a genomic window containing:
- a CDS encoding sulfatase; the encoded protein is MTDAATLAGTLGAAAAPAVLLAFVLGARDAFIATRRNSFVRIGDYLWVYVAIPIVALTVLVLPLGAVVALGGFAAGLAARTVAAASAGSIAALCFAIETREFLERIRGTMDRAHVDAPSRRRALAVVGTAAGLAACLAVAAVAAIFWKLGPLGRLAIAVAIVDLALLPPLVRLALRELPLAWVARRRRRPTEARADATRRPSVVLISIDTLRADRMRALGGRGLMPNLDRLAAAGVLYERAIAQSSWTLPSVASFLTGLHPSRHGAGWALNGFDLLARAPLRSGTWTVAQGLRAAGYRTHAVVANPYLALPFGLAQGFDTYDNVSLESEMAICLRTTLAARLVGPALGTRVSGNGDVVTQRGLRRLRELRAGARDQPYFLWLHYIDPHAPYGCGGDKSFRGDTLLAEIEHDGAELRDRFEAIARLRAGEIRLSPAEKAQMVALYDAGVADVDRCLGEILDAVAPGDDTLIAVVSDHGEEFWEHGGVEHGHTFYDELVRVPLVLAGAGLPRDHRVAELVRLIDLPPTMFDLLHLPAPSDLDGTSMLRPTGAERVALCEGLLFAEDKVAIRTARWKYVRSANGKEELYDLETDRLELRDVAASADLEWARELIAASGAGAPQAECIDDHAADGPAIREALRHLGYA